From a region of the Bradyrhizobium guangdongense genome:
- the tnpA gene encoding IS66-like element accessory protein TnpA has translation MSIKPAARSVITGERRRRRWTSEEKARIVAESFEEGANISEVARRNGVSRGLLTVWRRQVAAAVGGKAPNFVPIQIGPGIDRGTAGEHERISGLQTRPLEIAAPPAKVCGVVEIEVNGARIRVEPDVELATLSTVLAALRGIR, from the coding sequence GTGTCCATCAAACCGGCAGCACGCTCAGTGATCACCGGGGAGCGCCGACGGCGTCGGTGGACGAGCGAGGAGAAGGCCCGGATCGTGGCGGAGAGCTTTGAGGAGGGTGCGAACATCTCCGAGGTTGCGCGGCGCAATGGCGTTTCGCGCGGGCTGCTTACGGTGTGGCGCCGCCAAGTTGCGGCGGCGGTGGGGGGCAAGGCACCGAACTTCGTGCCAATCCAAATTGGTCCGGGGATCGATCGCGGGACAGCGGGCGAGCATGAACGTATTTCCGGGCTACAGACGAGGCCTTTGGAGATCGCCGCGCCGCCGGCCAAGGTTTGCGGAGTTGTCGAGATCGAGGTGAACGGGGCGCGCATCCGGGTCGAGCCGGACGTTGAGCTGGCGACGCTGTCGACCGTGCTGGCGGCGCTTCGGGGTATCCGGTGA